One window of Treponema denticola genomic DNA carries:
- a CDS encoding nitroreductase family protein, with translation MNEIIKNMLTRVSVRKFTAERVEDEKLKTIVECAKASPTGKNRQMRKFTVVHNREKIQELARAVSSVLDIPNYRIYDCDALILISFEEDDRFGYCDSSVAIQNIYLAAHALGLGSVWINQLREKCNSPEIRRVLDSFNIPKNHVVCGISAIGYPAEHPEPKTRTEPVEFIN, from the coding sequence ATGAATGAGATTATTAAGAACATGCTCACGCGTGTGAGTGTCCGTAAGTTTACGGCTGAGAGGGTTGAAGACGAAAAGCTTAAAACAATTGTAGAATGTGCTAAGGCTTCTCCGACAGGAAAAAACAGACAGATGAGGAAATTTACTGTTGTGCATAATCGGGAAAAGATACAGGAACTTGCAAGAGCTGTTTCTTCCGTACTCGACATTCCGAATTATAGAATTTATGATTGTGATGCTTTGATACTCATCAGCTTTGAAGAAGATGACCGTTTCGGTTACTGTGATTCTTCTGTTGCAATTCAAAACATCTATCTTGCAGCCCATGCTTTGGGTTTGGGTTCTGTTTGGATAAATCAGTTGAGGGAAAAATGCAATTCGCCTGAGATAAGACGGGTTTTAGATTCTTTTAATATTCCTAAAAATCATGTGGTCTGCGGAATATCGGCTATCGGTTATCCTGCAGAACACCCAGAACCTAAAACCCGTACCGAACCTGTGGAGTTTATAAATTAA
- a CDS encoding polysaccharide biosynthesis protein produces the protein MNRPIKQKASIYIVGAGLAGTMIAHEISAKKIFGKVAAFLDDDPKKIGTKIDGIPVFGPISETVHLIRIDAGDEALIAIPSIRSERLREIYELLKSAGFSKIKLLPAISQIIDGSAHLVQAREIDPQDLLTRTPVTISLKKSLAYLRGKRVLITGAGGSIGSELCRQLLSGGAERLYLFGHGENSIYQIYKELKILQAGGVGDKATIVPVIGELKDSEYMRYIIKQLKCDAVFHTAAYKHVPLMEENPVAVIENNVFGTKNLLDACIEFGVKRFVLISTDKAVEPVSVYGASKLLSEKLVLQAAETVKEKKDSAYMFVRFGNVLGSRGSIFPLFVEQIKNGGPVTVTDKNMIRFFMTIPEACSLVLQTGGVGKSGESYLLDMGEPVNIYETAKQLITYMGFEPEKDIKIEIIGVREGERLEEPLWSSTEYLEKTDYEKIMRLCDKKEFDSKNLNEILNTLYSFCFYSEEYKDDFRNKEKMRKFLEENKLLIYRKE, from the coding sequence ATGAACCGTCCTATTAAACAAAAGGCTTCTATATATATAGTAGGTGCAGGTCTTGCCGGAACTATGATTGCACATGAAATTTCGGCAAAAAAAATATTCGGTAAGGTTGCCGCTTTTTTAGACGATGATCCTAAAAAAATCGGAACTAAGATTGACGGAATTCCGGTATTCGGGCCTATAAGCGAAACCGTTCATCTGATAAGGATAGATGCAGGTGATGAGGCTCTGATTGCAATTCCAAGTATACGTTCCGAACGCTTGCGTGAAATATATGAGCTTTTAAAATCGGCAGGTTTTTCAAAGATAAAACTTCTGCCTGCAATTTCGCAAATCATTGACGGTTCAGCCCATTTGGTACAAGCCCGCGAAATAGATCCTCAGGATTTGCTTACCCGCACTCCCGTTACAATTTCTTTAAAAAAGAGTTTGGCATATCTTCGAGGAAAGCGTGTTTTAATTACGGGCGCCGGAGGTTCTATCGGAAGCGAGCTTTGCCGGCAGCTTTTATCAGGCGGTGCTGAGCGCCTCTATCTTTTCGGACACGGAGAGAATTCCATTTATCAAATTTATAAAGAGCTTAAGATATTGCAGGCAGGCGGTGTCGGCGACAAGGCGACAATTGTTCCGGTTATAGGTGAATTAAAAGACAGCGAGTACATGCGCTACATCATTAAGCAATTAAAATGCGATGCGGTTTTTCATACGGCGGCATATAAACATGTTCCTTTGATGGAAGAAAATCCTGTTGCGGTTATCGAAAACAATGTTTTCGGAACAAAAAATCTTTTAGATGCCTGTATCGAATTCGGAGTAAAACGCTTTGTTTTAATTTCGACGGATAAGGCTGTTGAGCCTGTTTCGGTTTACGGCGCTTCAAAACTATTAAGCGAGAAATTGGTATTGCAGGCTGCCGAAACCGTAAAAGAAAAAAAAGATTCAGCCTACATGTTTGTCCGTTTCGGAAATGTTTTGGGGTCGAGAGGGTCTATCTTTCCGTTATTTGTAGAGCAGATAAAAAACGGAGGCCCCGTAACCGTAACCGATAAAAATATGATTCGTTTTTTTATGACGATTCCCGAGGCTTGTTCATTGGTATTGCAGACAGGCGGTGTCGGAAAATCGGGGGAGTCCTATCTTCTCGACATGGGAGAACCTGTAAATATTTATGAAACGGCTAAGCAGTTGATAACTTACATGGGTTTTGAACCTGAGAAGGATATTAAGATAGAAATAATCGGCGTTAGGGAGGGGGAGCGTTTGGAAGAGCCTCTTTGGTCATCAACCGAATATCTTGAAAAAACGGATTATGAAAAAATCATGCGCCTGTGCGATAAAAAAGAATTCGATTCTAAAAACTTAAATGAAATTTTAAATACCCTTTATTCGTTTTGTTTTTATAGTGAAGAATACAAAGACGATTTCCGCAATAAAGAAAAAATGCGTAAATTTTTGGAAGAAAATAAATTATTAATTTATAGAAAGGAGTAA
- a CDS encoding threonine/serine exporter family protein — MEEEKNEAVIFRIALTAGELLIKNGAEMHRTEETILRICSSHGITGLAVFITPTVILIGNDKKEGSTYIKNIRVRGSNIHKISLVNEFSRNFTQGKISENEALEILKNIDAEKGYPYWLVLTTSGIGCGLFSVLLGGTLNDFIVTFIATFAAVFLNDRITQFSKTVFLGNFIAGFFVGIITILFYHISFVKNLDMIIVGAVLSLVPGVAFTSGIRDFILGDLVSGIARTSEAVLIAVAIAFGIGSVLFGYSLLGGI, encoded by the coding sequence ATGGAAGAAGAAAAGAACGAAGCAGTAATTTTTAGAATAGCCCTAACGGCTGGAGAGCTTTTAATAAAAAACGGAGCAGAGATGCATAGAACGGAAGAAACTATTTTAAGAATATGCTCTTCACACGGTATTACCGGTCTTGCCGTTTTTATAACACCGACAGTAATATTAATCGGAAACGACAAGAAGGAAGGCTCGACTTATATTAAAAACATAAGAGTCAGAGGCAGCAATATACACAAAATTTCCTTGGTCAACGAATTTTCAAGAAACTTTACTCAAGGTAAAATTTCTGAAAATGAAGCCCTTGAGATTTTAAAAAATATTGATGCAGAAAAAGGTTATCCGTATTGGCTTGTACTAACCACCTCTGGAATAGGCTGCGGACTTTTTTCTGTTTTGCTCGGCGGAACACTAAATGATTTTATAGTTACTTTTATTGCCACCTTTGCAGCCGTTTTTTTAAATGATAGAATCACGCAGTTTTCCAAAACGGTATTTTTAGGAAATTTTATAGCAGGCTTTTTTGTCGGTATAATAACAATTCTTTTTTATCATATAAGCTTTGTAAAAAATCTTGACATGATAATAGTCGGAGCCGTTTTATCGCTTGTACCGGGAGTAGCCTTTACATCAGGTATACGGGATTTTATTTTGGGAGATTTAGTTTCCGGAATTGCCCGGACCAGTGAGGCCGTACTCATAGCCGTTGCAATAGCCTTCGGTATAGGTTCTGTTCTTTTCGGTTATTCTCTTTTGGGAGGAATATAA
- a CDS encoding threonine/serine exporter family protein: MPLYIHTIASFIASFCFCFLFSVPKRNIYLSALCGSVSWTILIFFQSIGINYIFATLAGALAVGLLADLFAVLQKTPVTCFIVIGTIPLVPGFKVYKTMLFFVTDKLEKGVSEGVQAAFIAIAISVGLIISASVTRLIRAVKKKAAEKKNK, translated from the coding sequence ATGCCGCTTTACATACATACAATCGCATCATTTATCGCAAGTTTTTGTTTTTGTTTTTTGTTTTCGGTTCCGAAAAGAAATATCTATTTAAGTGCTCTATGCGGAAGTGTCTCTTGGACAATCCTCATATTTTTTCAGAGCATCGGCATAAATTATATATTTGCAACATTGGCAGGAGCATTGGCCGTAGGCCTCCTGGCAGATTTATTTGCGGTACTCCAAAAAACACCGGTTACATGTTTTATCGTTATAGGCACGATTCCTTTAGTTCCCGGATTTAAGGTTTATAAGACCATGCTTTTTTTTGTTACCGACAAATTGGAAAAAGGGGTGAGCGAGGGTGTTCAAGCCGCTTTTATCGCAATAGCGATATCCGTAGGCTTAATTATTTCTGCATCGGTAACCCGCCTTATCAGAGCCGTCAAGAAAAAAGCAGCAGAGAAAAAAAATAAATAA
- the loaP gene encoding antiterminator LoaP → MDYYVVQVSTGKEKNFIEDAEFKNKFDELSYSIVFPQRILKIRKAGKVTEKQLPVFAGYLFVGTDEISKELYQHLRRCKGFYRFLPNNQEPRFLEGRDLEILNQFISFGGLAKISQVVFDENDRIKVIEGPLSGLEGYIVRVNKRKGRATVCLDMCQTAFSIDLGFEILNKEEKK, encoded by the coding sequence ATGGATTATTATGTAGTTCAGGTAAGTACAGGCAAAGAAAAGAATTTTATTGAAGATGCGGAATTTAAAAATAAATTTGATGAGCTTTCTTATTCTATAGTTTTTCCTCAAAGGATTTTAAAGATAAGAAAGGCCGGTAAGGTAACGGAAAAGCAGCTGCCTGTTTTTGCAGGATATTTGTTTGTAGGCACTGACGAAATCTCTAAGGAATTGTATCAACATCTTAGAAGATGTAAGGGTTTTTATAGATTTTTACCCAATAATCAAGAACCGAGATTTTTAGAAGGAAGAGATTTGGAAATTCTTAATCAATTTATTTCCTTCGGCGGTCTTGCAAAAATTTCGCAGGTTGTATTTGATGAAAATGATAGAATAAAAGTTATCGAAGGACCTTTAAGCGGTCTTGAAGGTTATATTGTAAGAGTAAACAAAAGGAAGGGAAGAGCTACCGTTTGTCTGGATATGTGTCAAACGGCTTTTTCTATCGACTTAGGATTTGAAATACTAAATAAGGAAGAAAAAAAATGA
- a CDS encoding MFS transporter has product MEEQLSNFRIKQGRSVFNAYNGINSFSFALVTGNTITLYALALKANSTVIGLLTAFMYMCYFTIPLGKLMARRFTIVKTFAYTWFLRNASLLPILFIPFFYFRGENEAAIFMLLLAVALFNFFRGAGIVANNPVISLLAPGKDRNSYIVKISLTNNTAALAAIIFLTVFLWFSPRLGIDIVSTYNITAIIGIITGFAASALLLKLPDPDFERRMEAVKEARAEGKSRKEIRKLKSGNQNIQKGSFFSASKEAFGDKNFKLYIFSFFIIQFGISLARPFIIVYGKAVYSIPDNLVIIFSLASTMGSLLVGLLMRLLIDRMGAKPMYVIFTALSAAALIPAIIAPAREMYLIAFIFLILFSMITNMGFSAQMDASQAYFFGIVPSKSLMDLSMLNFFVMGITGALGSILGGSILDMLQNSGLSNLSMYRLFFSGVIICILFGMIFQIRLLNLGGRLVKDALAVIFSPRDMKALNLLYKLDSSESLQTEEKILHELTATASQESADKLNQYMRSPRFSIRYSAMEALNSLEKLSAKNRETLLEELNKGEFTTAALAAKTLAHFNVHQAVEPLRKALESKDYLLSGEAMIALAHLKDEASQFKISQILSETKNPKILLSGIKAMETYRSVNSIPFIIDLLRREGLPSLVEDEAYLSLASMMKVEGGFYFAYDRFKNEARDTGPIFTDMLDEAFAKRKKSDLEFKKIILTFISEASNDTEFIKWFLDLAEKFLGVNSALLLSVIMDVDMVTNKSFRFFLCYWAVSIFMEPKLAEI; this is encoded by the coding sequence ATGGAAGAACAATTATCAAACTTTAGAATTAAACAGGGCCGCAGTGTTTTTAATGCATACAATGGAATAAATTCGTTTTCGTTTGCACTCGTTACCGGAAACACAATTACTCTTTATGCTCTTGCCTTAAAAGCCAACAGCACCGTCATAGGGTTGCTTACAGCCTTTATGTACATGTGTTATTTTACCATCCCGTTAGGAAAACTTATGGCACGGCGTTTTACTATTGTAAAAACCTTTGCCTATACTTGGTTTTTACGCAACGCTTCTCTTTTGCCTATCTTGTTTATTCCATTCTTTTATTTTAGGGGCGAAAATGAGGCTGCTATCTTTATGCTTTTACTTGCTGTAGCTCTTTTTAATTTTTTTAGAGGGGCCGGTATTGTTGCAAACAATCCTGTTATAAGTCTTTTGGCTCCAGGCAAGGATCGGAATTCTTATATAGTTAAAATATCATTGACAAACAATACGGCCGCACTTGCAGCCATAATATTTTTAACCGTCTTTTTATGGTTTTCTCCAAGGCTTGGAATTGATATAGTTTCTACATACAACATAACTGCAATCATAGGAATTATTACGGGATTTGCAGCGTCTGCTCTTTTGCTTAAACTTCCGGATCCCGATTTTGAAAGAAGAATGGAAGCAGTGAAAGAGGCTAGGGCAGAAGGAAAAAGCCGGAAGGAAATAAGAAAGCTAAAAAGCGGAAATCAAAATATTCAAAAGGGCTCTTTTTTTTCGGCTTCAAAAGAAGCTTTTGGCGATAAAAATTTTAAGCTCTATATTTTTTCGTTTTTTATAATTCAATTCGGAATAAGTTTAGCCCGCCCCTTTATAATTGTTTACGGTAAGGCTGTTTATTCTATTCCTGATAATTTGGTGATTATCTTTTCTCTTGCTTCAACTATGGGCTCCCTTTTGGTTGGACTTTTAATGCGCCTCTTGATAGACCGGATGGGAGCAAAGCCGATGTATGTTATTTTTACGGCTCTTAGTGCGGCAGCCTTGATCCCTGCAATTATAGCACCTGCCAGAGAAATGTACTTGATTGCCTTTATTTTTTTGATTTTATTTTCGATGATAACAAATATGGGCTTTTCCGCGCAAATGGATGCATCGCAAGCTTATTTCTTCGGGATAGTGCCGTCAAAATCCTTGATGGATTTAAGTATGCTCAATTTTTTTGTGATGGGTATTACGGGAGCTTTGGGTTCAATCTTGGGAGGCAGTATTTTGGATATGCTTCAAAATTCAGGGCTTTCCAACTTAAGTATGTATCGTTTGTTTTTTTCGGGCGTTATAATCTGTATTCTCTTCGGAATGATTTTTCAGATTAGGCTTTTGAATCTTGGAGGCAGGCTTGTAAAAGATGCTCTTGCTGTTATCTTTTCTCCGCGTGATATGAAAGCCTTAAACCTTTTATATAAACTCGATTCAAGTGAGAGTCTCCAGACCGAAGAAAAAATTTTGCACGAGCTTACGGCAACGGCTTCTCAAGAATCGGCCGATAAGTTAAATCAGTATATGAGGTCTCCGCGTTTTTCTATCAGGTACTCTGCAATGGAGGCTTTGAATTCTTTAGAAAAACTTTCTGCAAAAAATAGAGAAACTCTTTTAGAAGAATTGAATAAGGGAGAATTTACTACGGCCGCTCTTGCTGCAAAAACTCTTGCTCATTTTAATGTGCATCAAGCTGTTGAACCTTTGCGGAAAGCTCTTGAAAGTAAAGATTATCTTTTGTCGGGGGAGGCGATGATTGCTCTTGCTCATCTTAAAGATGAAGCTTCACAATTTAAGATTTCGCAAATCTTATCCGAAACTAAAAATCCTAAAATATTGCTTTCCGGAATTAAAGCGATGGAAACTTACAGGTCGGTAAATTCCATTCCGTTTATAATCGATTTACTTCGCAGGGAAGGTCTTCCTTCCTTGGTAGAAGATGAGGCCTATTTAAGTTTGGCTTCAATGATGAAGGTTGAAGGCGGTTTTTATTTTGCTTATGATAGATTTAAAAATGAGGCGCGAGATACGGGGCCGATTTTTACCGACATGCTTGATGAAGCTTTTGCAAAAAGAAAAAAATCGGATCTTGAATTTAAAAAGATAATTTTAACATTTATAAGCGAGGCTTCAAATGATACCGAATTTATAAAATGGTTTTTGGATTTGGCAGAAAAATTTTTAGGAGTAAACTCTGCTTTGCTTTTAAGTGTTATAATGGATGTCGATATGGTTACAAACAAGTCCTTTAGATTTTTCTTATGCTATTGGGCTGTATCTATTTTTATGGAACCTAAGTTGGCTGAAATTTAA
- a CDS encoding S41 family peptidase — protein MHNLLFIYEIIKIKFRQTIKKINMKKLIISLIIFVFVSVFVAIALSVSKKNDIISGFISAEKMKADYEYFWDFIYNGYPFTEVCERKGADLEQIKQSGYRYLTDPMMQYGYYFFYKDLCRKITGNRYIGHLYPSDYFDYYFNYEKIFKNGAPQTSLIKKRALIDNFYFHIYQTEVISDKNYMVYAGNNRNSLLIGTRKYSKPFIQIIEAGHIAYIEIKSFLTTKAEEKQEYLKALEDFFIETANYKHIIIDIQNNGGGHSENYEAIISPNIKQDMNIISYGLYNENKYTNTYLDMFFKNYKSEKINHHEVPYIENCSTVKNDKAYRLEEIIQARPINGYKPCEDKKFWLLVDSGVYSEADRFAYVCKKIGFATVVGTNTGGSGTNGKSPMYIVLPNSGLLIKFDFMYGLTEDGYCTDETGTAPDIYNLPGKSALGTCLEEIRKLGEKTN, from the coding sequence GTGCATAATTTATTGTTCATATATGAGATAATAAAAATAAAATTTCGTCAAACGATTAAAAAAATTAATATGAAAAAATTAATAATCAGTCTTATAATATTTGTTTTTGTTTCCGTGTTTGTTGCAATAGCTCTTAGTGTATCGAAAAAAAATGATATAATATCAGGTTTTATTTCTGCTGAAAAAATGAAGGCCGACTATGAATATTTTTGGGATTTTATTTATAACGGTTATCCTTTTACCGAAGTATGTGAACGCAAGGGAGCGGATTTAGAACAAATAAAACAGTCCGGATATAGATATTTAACGGATCCCATGATGCAATACGGGTATTATTTTTTTTATAAAGATTTATGTAGAAAAATTACGGGAAATAGATATATAGGTCATCTTTATCCTTCCGATTATTTTGATTATTATTTTAATTATGAAAAGATATTTAAAAATGGTGCCCCTCAGACTTCATTAATTAAGAAGCGGGCTTTGATAGATAACTTTTATTTTCATATATATCAAACAGAGGTCATTAGTGATAAAAACTATATGGTGTATGCCGGTAATAATAGAAATTCTTTATTAATAGGAACTCGTAAATATTCAAAGCCGTTTATACAGATTATTGAGGCCGGTCATATTGCATATATAGAAATCAAATCTTTTCTTACAACGAAAGCAGAAGAAAAACAAGAGTATCTAAAAGCCTTGGAAGATTTTTTTATTGAGACTGCAAATTATAAACACATAATAATAGATATACAAAATAACGGAGGCGGACATTCTGAAAATTACGAAGCAATAATATCTCCCAATATAAAACAAGATATGAATATAATTTCTTACGGACTTTATAACGAAAATAAATATACGAATACTTATTTGGATATGTTTTTTAAAAATTATAAATCAGAAAAAATAAATCACCATGAAGTTCCTTATATAGAAAATTGCAGTACTGTAAAAAACGATAAGGCCTATAGATTGGAAGAGATAATTCAAGCTCGTCCTATTAACGGATACAAGCCTTGTGAAGATAAAAAATTTTGGCTTCTTGTAGATAGCGGCGTATATTCGGAAGCAGACCGGTTTGCTTATGTCTGTAAAAAAATCGGCTTTGCAACAGTTGTCGGAACTAATACGGGAGGTTCCGGAACAAACGGTAAATCGCCTATGTACATCGTTCTTCCCAACAGCGGCTTACTGATAAAGTTTGATTTTATGTACGGCTTAACCGAAGACGGATACTGTACTGATGAAACAGGTACTGCTCCTGATATTTATAATCTTCCCGGCAAAAGTGCCCTTGGAACCTGCTTGGAAGAAATAAGAAAATTAGGGGAAAAGACGAATTAG
- the msrB gene encoding peptide-methionine (R)-S-oxide reductase MsrB: MKNKNILVHLSFLLMVVLFLSCTKAQAEQKLPIGGNGMIKEIYLAGGCFWGVEGYFRQIPGVKETDTGYANGKSDSANYKGLHHSDHAETVKIVYDASKVSLQELLAHYFRIIDPTSLNKQGNDAGRQYRTGIYYVDDSMIKEIQSFVKFMQKKYSRPIVVEVEKLKHFILAEDYHQDYLQKNPGGYCHIDLTLALKPLYDESKFKVPSKEELKKSLKPIQFSVTQEKATERPFTSEYDKFDAEGIYVDITTGKPLFSSLNKYDAGCGWPSFTKAITTQALQYLEDKSHGMTRTEVISKTGGAHLGHVFDDGPADAGGLRYCINGASLRFIPYDKMEKEGYGDYLPYVKPTGNF; this comes from the coding sequence ATGAAAAATAAAAACATTTTAGTACACTTGAGTTTTTTACTGATGGTAGTTTTATTTCTATCATGTACAAAGGCTCAGGCAGAACAAAAATTACCCATTGGAGGAAACGGAATGATTAAAGAAATATATCTTGCAGGCGGCTGCTTTTGGGGCGTTGAGGGATATTTTCGCCAAATTCCCGGTGTTAAAGAAACGGATACGGGTTATGCAAACGGAAAAAGCGATTCTGCAAACTACAAAGGCTTGCATCATAGCGACCATGCCGAAACTGTGAAAATAGTTTATGACGCTTCCAAAGTAAGTTTACAAGAATTATTGGCCCATTATTTTAGAATAATCGATCCTACATCTTTAAACAAACAGGGAAACGATGCAGGCCGCCAATACAGAACAGGTATTTATTATGTAGACGATTCTATGATTAAAGAAATACAAAGTTTTGTAAAGTTTATGCAAAAAAAATATTCGCGGCCCATTGTTGTTGAGGTTGAAAAACTTAAGCATTTTATTCTTGCAGAAGACTATCATCAAGACTATCTTCAAAAAAATCCGGGAGGATATTGCCACATAGACCTAACCCTTGCTTTAAAACCTCTTTATGATGAAAGTAAATTTAAAGTACCGTCAAAAGAAGAATTAAAAAAATCCTTAAAACCGATACAGTTTTCGGTTACACAAGAAAAGGCAACGGAAAGGCCCTTTACAAGCGAATATGATAAATTCGATGCTGAAGGAATTTATGTTGATATCACCACAGGAAAGCCTCTTTTTTCTTCATTAAATAAATATGATGCAGGCTGCGGATGGCCATCATTTACAAAGGCCATTACAACACAGGCCCTTCAATATTTGGAAGACAAAAGCCACGGCATGACAAGAACTGAAGTCATATCAAAAACAGGCGGAGCCCATCTAGGCCACGTCTTTGATGACGGCCCTGCAGATGCAGGCGGTCTACGCTATTGCATTAACGGAGCATCCTTACGGTTTATCCCCTATGATAAAATGGAAAAAGAAGGTTACGGCGATTATCTCCCCTATGTAAAACCTACGGGAAATTTTTAA
- a CDS encoding S41 family peptidase has translation MNKRTLFTLITILVLAGIAACVIFIYYIPYQKEYALYKDTFMPKQKMQDDFDYVWDFVENGYPFKNVCIRAGTDLQTIKEEYLNRLNEPRNEYEYCLFYLGMFNRITGNRQIGHLSIYDPNQTDTKTRKVQNTRIYDTDDEVNRFYEKAVMNMVQSLKQDKLGDLEKKYEVEIPVDKRSFDEANAAMLESRIIEDKAIAYLNVKSFSPYGAHDAYIQNLTGILKAFEGYKHLIIDLRENSGGHSYLWRKYIVAPLIKEPIEYFIRIAYNSKNKFYKILEDNFFDKPFGTKDNIDDSDFANLNKEDRKEFDSCIDYVRTIRPSEERINFQGRVWILIGPDTISAGDQFAYFAKCKNDAYINFATVVGANTGGEGLNLLPNRLYLKLPQSHMLIQSDMGYGFNPDGSCNSETGTSPHIKNLPDKDALETCLAEIHLIESQLKRN, from the coding sequence ATGAATAAAAGAACATTATTTACACTCATCACAATTTTAGTTCTTGCCGGAATTGCAGCTTGCGTTATCTTTATTTATTATATTCCATATCAAAAGGAATATGCTTTATATAAAGATACTTTTATGCCTAAACAAAAGATGCAAGATGATTTTGATTATGTTTGGGACTTCGTTGAAAACGGTTATCCTTTTAAAAATGTATGTATCAGAGCCGGGACCGATTTACAAACCATTAAGGAAGAGTATTTGAATCGTCTTAACGAACCTAGAAATGAATATGAGTATTGTTTATTTTATCTCGGTATGTTTAATAGAATAACAGGCAATAGACAGATAGGGCATCTAAGCATTTATGATCCTAATCAAACAGATACTAAAACAAGAAAGGTTCAAAACACACGTATTTACGATACGGATGATGAAGTAAACCGTTTTTATGAAAAAGCTGTAATGAATATGGTCCAATCTCTAAAACAAGATAAGCTCGGAGACTTAGAAAAAAAATATGAAGTCGAGATACCTGTAGATAAACGCAGCTTTGACGAGGCAAATGCCGCAATGCTTGAAAGCCGAATAATTGAAGATAAAGCAATAGCTTATCTCAATGTAAAAAGTTTTTCACCCTATGGAGCTCATGATGCTTATATCCAAAATTTAACCGGTATATTAAAAGCCTTTGAAGGATATAAACATCTTATTATAGATTTGCGTGAAAATTCAGGCGGTCATTCCTATCTATGGCGTAAGTATATAGTTGCGCCTCTTATTAAAGAGCCTATTGAATATTTTATTCGAATTGCTTATAACAGCAAAAATAAATTTTATAAAATACTTGAAGATAATTTTTTTGATAAGCCTTTCGGAACAAAGGACAATATAGATGATAGTGATTTTGCTAATTTAAATAAGGAAGATAGAAAAGAATTTGATTCATGTATTGATTATGTCCGTACTATAAGGCCTTCTGAAGAAAGAATAAATTTCCAAGGCAGAGTATGGATATTGATAGGCCCTGACACTATTTCTGCTGGAGACCAGTTTGCATATTTTGCAAAATGTAAAAATGATGCCTATATAAATTTTGCTACAGTAGTCGGTGCCAACACTGGAGGAGAGGGTCTCAATCTTTTACCAAATCGCCTTTATTTAAAACTTCCCCAGAGTCACATGCTAATTCAAAGCGATATGGGCTACGGATTTAATCCTGACGGTTCATGTAACAGTGAGACGGGAACATCTCCGCATATAAAAAATCTCCCCGATAAAGATGCTTTAGAGACTTGCTTAGCTGAAATACATTTAATTGAAAGTCAGCTAAAAAGGAATTGA